The proteins below are encoded in one region of Buttiauxella gaviniae:
- a CDS encoding ABC-F family ATPase has protein sequence MLVSSNVTMQFGSKPLFENISVKFGGGNRYGLIGANGSGKSTFMKILGGDLEPTLGNVSLDPNERIGKLRQDQFAFEKFTVLDTVIMGHAELWEVKEERDRIYALPEMSEEDGYKVADLEVLYGEMDGYTAEARAGELLLGVGIPLEQHYGPMSEVAPGWKLRVLLAQALFSNPDILLLDEPTNNLDIDTIRWLETVLNERNSTMIIISHDRHFLNMVCTHMADLDYGELRVYPGNYDEYMTAATQARERLLSDNAKKKAQIADLQSFVSRFSANASKSRQATSRARQIDKIKLDEVKASSRQNPFIRFEQDKKLFRNALEVEGLAKGFDEGPLFKGVNLLLEVGEKLAILGTNGVGKSTLLKTLVGELTPEAGVVKWSENAQLGYYAQDHEYEFENNLTVFDWMSQWMQEGDDEQAVRSILGRLLFSQDDIKKPAKVLSGGEKGRMLFGKLMMERPNVLIMDEPTNHLDMESIESLNMALEMYPGTLIFVSHDREFVSSLATRVIEITPERVIDFTGGYEDYLRSKGIDG, from the coding sequence GTGCTAGTTTCCAGTAACGTCACAATGCAGTTCGGCAGTAAGCCGCTGTTTGAAAATATTTCTGTCAAATTTGGCGGCGGCAACCGTTACGGCTTGATCGGCGCTAACGGTAGCGGCAAATCTACCTTTATGAAGATCCTCGGTGGCGATTTAGAGCCAACGCTGGGTAACGTTTCGCTCGATCCTAACGAGCGCATCGGTAAGCTGCGCCAGGATCAATTTGCCTTTGAAAAGTTCACTGTTCTCGACACGGTCATTATGGGCCATGCCGAACTCTGGGAAGTAAAAGAAGAGCGCGACCGTATTTATGCGCTGCCAGAGATGAGCGAAGAAGACGGCTATAAAGTTGCCGATCTGGAAGTGCTGTACGGCGAAATGGACGGTTACACCGCGGAAGCGCGCGCGGGCGAACTGCTCCTGGGCGTCGGCATTCCTTTAGAACAGCATTACGGCCCAATGAGCGAAGTCGCTCCAGGCTGGAAACTGCGTGTGTTGCTGGCGCAGGCACTGTTCTCAAATCCAGACATCCTGCTGCTCGATGAACCGACGAACAACCTGGACATCGACACCATTCGTTGGCTGGAAACCGTGCTCAACGAGCGCAACAGCACCATGATCATTATCTCGCACGACCGTCACTTTCTGAACATGGTCTGTACGCACATGGCGGATCTGGATTACGGCGAGCTGCGTGTTTACCCGGGCAACTACGACGAATACATGACGGCGGCAACGCAGGCGCGTGAACGTCTGCTGTCTGATAACGCGAAGAAAAAAGCACAGATTGCTGACCTCCAATCGTTCGTAAGCCGCTTTAGCGCTAACGCATCGAAATCGCGCCAGGCGACTTCTCGTGCGCGTCAGATTGATAAAATCAAACTCGACGAAGTGAAAGCCTCCAGCCGTCAGAACCCGTTCATTCGCTTCGAGCAGGACAAAAAACTGTTCCGTAATGCGCTGGAAGTTGAAGGGCTGGCGAAAGGTTTTGATGAAGGCCCGCTGTTTAAAGGTGTTAATCTGCTGCTGGAAGTGGGGGAAAAACTCGCCATTCTGGGTACCAACGGCGTAGGTAAATCAACCTTGCTGAAAACCCTGGTGGGCGAACTGACTCCGGAAGCGGGCGTGGTGAAATGGTCTGAGAATGCGCAGCTCGGCTACTACGCGCAGGATCACGAATACGAATTTGAAAACAATCTCACCGTGTTCGACTGGATGAGCCAGTGGATGCAAGAAGGCGACGACGAGCAAGCGGTGCGCAGCATCCTGGGCCGTCTGCTGTTCAGCCAGGACGATATCAAAAAGCCTGCGAAGGTGCTGTCCGGTGGTGAAAAAGGCCGTATGTTGTTTGGTAAGTTAATGATGGAGCGTCCGAACGTTCTGATCATGGATGAACCGACTAACCACCTGGATATGGAATCTATTGAATCGCTGAACATGGCGCTGGAAATGTATCCTGGCACGCTGATCTTCGTTTCTCACGACCGTGAGTTCGTAAGCTCGCTGGCAACACGAGTGATTGAGATTACGCCAGAGCGCGTGATTGACTTTACCGGCGGGTATGAAGATTACCTGCGCAGTAAAGGGATTGATGGTTAA